From a region of the Leptidea sinapis chromosome 6, ilLepSina1.1, whole genome shotgun sequence genome:
- the LOC126964813 gene encoding uncharacterized protein LOC126964813, producing MSDAPGRPMKYPYTFTAKAAQFPLKFYFQNQWIWRYWLGGGLILSIPIFYKIHKLSNSPENVAIWAEKRKKEAEAHH from the exons ATGTCGGATGCTCCAGGTCGCCCCATGAAATACCCCTACACCTTTACTGCCAAGGCTGCGCAGTTTCCTTTAAAATTCTACTTCCAAAATCAGTGGATCTGGCGTTATTGGCTTGGCGGTGGACTTATTCTTTCCATTCCAATCTTCTACAAAATTCACAAACTAT CTAACTCACCTGAGAATGTTGCAATTTGGGCAGAAAAGAGGAAGAAGGAAGCTGAGGCAcaccattaa